The nucleotide window AGCTACCTTGGTCGCGATGACGACACTATCGCGGTTGGAATTCTTTCAAGCCCCTGCTTGCCAAGCACCAGCCTCTGCGCGCCTTTCGTACCTGGTGTGTCACTTCGCCAGATTTGGGAGAATGAAGTACGGAGTCGCTGACATCGTCGATGCGGCGACATCGGGTCAAGATCTCCAAGAGACCTACACGCCGATGCTGGGCGCCGTACGCCAGTTCATCCATGCCTATGAAGGGTCGGGCAATATCCGGGCCGGAACTGACCTCGAAGATTTTCTGGTCTTGGTAGGACTCTTATGGCGTATCCCCCCAACTCTGTCCGGTGAAGCGCGAGTCAGGAGACTTCTTGACCTTGCGTTCCGTGGGTTGGGCGCAAACGATCAGTAACTGTAAACGCCTCTCACGCCATTTGGTCTTTCCCCACAAGCTGGGAATTAGGAGTAGGGTTTCGCTTGAATGGGATCACTCATTTTTATCGGCACTTTGACCGGTGAGACCACAACAGGGCTAAGAGCCCGAAGCTTCCAACTCACACTGACATCCGCCGCAACAAACGGATCGCCTTTGACGATCTTCTCCGCCTCTTCTATCGTCTCGACTTCGAGTATCCACAATGCTCCAGACTCGTCATCAAAGGGCCCAGCGGCCCGCAGTAGGCCATTCTCAAGGAAGCTTTGTCTATATACGAGGTGCGCAGGCAAAGTTGCTTTGATCTTTTTCTTGTCCTGAATGTATTCGATGATTGCTGCGATCTTCATTTTTGTTGCTCCGTTTCTTGACGAGTATTTCGGCTGTGGCAGGTTGCAGGATCAAATTGATCCCATGTTCGCGCTCTTTCGAATCGAGGGCGTTCAGGCCAGCGAAGCCCCCTGGGAAGCAAGCGCAATTGGTGTCGTCAGCCCTTTGCCTGAGCCGAAGAGTTCGTGAAGCTTACATGGTGCCCCATGAACACGGTCGTGCACAGCAAATAAACGACGAGGGCTGCCGCAGAACTCTTTGATTGCGACGTGGCGTGGTAGAGCGTGGTGTTGAAGTTGATCGCCGCAAGAACGGTGAGCGCCAAGGCTACAAAGCACTTTAACAATAGCAATATGCCCGCGATGGCTTGAAGGAAAGCGACCTTCACCATGTAGGGAAGATCCAGTAAAGCTTCCATGTATTGCTTCGCCACAAGGAGAGTAGCGGAAGGGTGGTAGACCAAATCGAGGAAAGCGTTAAGGCCTCCCCACGTCATAAGGAAGTCAACAAGATAGCAAACTATGGTGATGGCTACTCGCTCAACTGTTGACGAAGGGACCGATGTCGGATCAGTTTCCACTTGACCGGGTGTCTTGAAGTTTTCAGCGGTTTCCATCTGCTTAACCTAGTGCGTTAAGCATCGGTGCGCCGTCAACGATGGTATGGATTTGTAGCCGAGCGTAGACAAGTTCGCACAGGCACTCCGACTCATACTCCTACACTTGCTTACACGAACACACGAAGTCTGACCGCATACCTCCTGTTCAACGACTAACGTCGGAACATGAACGCTCTGCACGAAACGAAGAAGAAGACCAGAAATTCTGTCCTAGCGAACGAGCGGCGTCAGTTCGTAGTCCTCCCGTTCAGCCTTTGTCTGTTCATTCTTGCAACTGTCATTCCTGCGGATGCTCAACAACTGGCCGGTACACGTACGGCAATCAGCACCGATCTCCCGGACGCCCCGCTGCCTGAATTTGGTTTGCAAAGCGTTCCATCCACCACGCAAACAGAAGGACAAGGGACCATCTTGGGCGTGGTGCTTGATTTGAGTGGAGCTCGCGTTGTTGACGCTAGGGTAACGCTCAACACTGCCAATGGCGTCCAAGTGCAGACTTTGCAGTCGAGGGATGACGGCGCTTTTGTGTTCAAGGCTGTTCCACCGGGCTCCTATCAGGTAGTGATTGACGCTAACGGTCTTGAGCCGTTTACCTCTGCTCCCATCGTTCTCGGAGCTGGGCAAGTCTACGAGATGCCGAGAGAACTGCTGGCCATTGCCTCAACGAGCACATCGGTTGAGGTTCGACCGACTGAGGAGATTGCTGCCGAGCAAATCAAGCAGGAGGAAAAGCAACGGATTCTGGGTTTCGCGCCAGCCTTTTATGTGAGCTATGTCAAAGATGCAGCCCCCATGACCACAAAGCAGAAGTATTCCCTTGCCGCGCATGACACTCTCGATTGGACTTCCTATATAGGCGTCAGTGTGGCCGCTGGTATTGAACAAGCAAGCAATACACACCCCGGATATGGACAGGGTGCGGCTGGCTACGGCAAACGTTGGGCGGCACAGTTTGGCGATGGGCGTTCCAGTGACTTTCTAAGCCACGCGGTCTTCGCTTCCATGTTTCATCAAGATCCCCGCTACTTCTACCAGGGCACAGGAACGACAAAATCGCGTTTGTATCACGCCTTGAGCAGTGCCTTTGTCGCTCGAAGCGACAGCGGAAAGACGATGCCGAACTATTCTTATCTTCTTGGAACAATGGCATCCGGCGCCCTCTCGAACGCCTATTATCCTCATGCGGATCGTGGGGTCGGTCTCGTCTTCACAACTGCCGCCATCGGGATCGGTGGACGTGCTGCTCAAGCAGTGCTCGAAGAATTTGTGAGCAAGAGGATTACAAAGAACGCGCCCAAGTCGATTCCGGCTGGGCCAACACCATGAACGGCATGCAACACTTCCGACCCCATCCCGGCCTGCTTGCGAGTTGCTGAACGGTGATGATCCTCGACGTTGCCTGTACCCGCCTTCAAGTGGCCGAAGACGGCAAGAAGATTCCTCTAAGGAAATGCAGAGTGATGAGAGTCAAACGGAAGCAAAGCCTAATTGCAAATATCGGGGACACTGGCTCTATCACGCGGCGTGTTGCGCAGGCTGTCTCGGAGAGCCGTCTCAACTATTGGGCCTCTTACGTGACTGACTTCACGTGTCCTCTGCTGTTCGGATATTTAGGAATGAGACACCACTGGAACTGGTCCTCTGTCATATTCAGTTTCTTATCTGGCTGGATCGTATTCAGCCTGATCGAATACTCGGTTCATCGCTGGCTTCTTCATGCTGGGGAGGGGCTCCTCTTTCGCCTTCATGAGAGTCACCATCATCACCCTGAAGAGCCTTCAGCCTTCTTCTTTGCTACGAGCATCGTGGTACTGACACTGGCCTGGCTGCTCCTCGACCGGGCTCTCCATCTCGACGGCGCATCCTTTTTTATCTGCGGTTTCGCGAGTGGTTACTGCTATTTTGGACTTCTTCATCACCTCGAACACACGACCCGGATCAATCGGATACCCTTTCGATGGCTGCAGAAACGATGGGCGGCTCATAGCGTTCATCACCGACTGGATCATCATAACTTTGGAGTCATCACGTCTTTTTGGGACCTTGTGTTCAAGACACATCAAAGCAATAAGAAGCGGGAGCGGTCGGAAGTCGTTCCATAAGCGCGAGCACAACCGATGTTTTCGCAGGCGGGAATCTCCTAAACCTTAGTCGATGGACATTCAGTAAAATTGGGTAGACGTGAGCAGCCAATGCTCGACTCGTTGTCATAGGAGGCGCTATGCTGGATAGCCTCATCAATCGAAGTACAGCAATTTTAGGGCACGTTCCAAGATCGCGCCTGTTCTTCAAGATCTTCGGCTGGTTCTGGCTCACGACGATAGCAATCCATGTAGCCTTTTCTTTCGGCAGTGCGCTCACCGGTGTTCACGTCGTTCCCCAAGGTAATATGTACGCCACGGTTGCCCCGCTGCTGGCGGCCGAAGCTGTCGATACTTTTGAGGCCGGGGGAGCGCCTGCCTTTACTCAGTTCTCTGAACACAATTTCAGCGCGAATCAGGGAGTGCTTTTCCTCCTCAATGGGTTCTACGCGGATGTGCTGGCGAGACCTCTTCCTACTAATGGAGTTCGAGTCGCGAAAGAAGCTCGCCTGGGGCAGTTGACCATCTTCGGACCGCATCTTGCTGCCTATAGATGTCTCAGCCGCTCAGGTCGTCCCTATACTCTTCTGCTCGCAATGCGAGATGGGCCTGGTCAGTTTCGCGAGATTTGGGGTCTTTCCGCCTTGTGGTTCGTGGCTGCAATCGGAGCCGTGGTGACGATGCTCTGCTGGTGGCTCACCTACCACATCGTCTCTCCAGTACATCAGATTCAGGCTGCGGCACGGGACGTGGCCCTCGGAAACCTCAGTGCCCGAGTCGCGCCGGCAGTACATCGGCGAGGAGACGAGCTTGCTGCTTTGGCAAGGGACTTTGACGGGATGGTATCCCGGCTGGAATCCCTTATTCGGTCGCAGAAGTCTCTGCTCAATTCTGTTTCGCATGAAGTGCGGTCTCCTTTAGCTCGCATCACACTTGC belongs to Granulicella arctica and includes:
- a CDS encoding YciI family protein, translating into MKIAAIIEYIQDKKKIKATLPAHLVYRQSFLENGLLRAAGPFDDESGALWILEVETIEEAEKIVKGDPFVAADVSVSWKLRALSPVVVSPVKVPIKMSDPIQAKPYS
- a CDS encoding carboxypeptidase-like regulatory domain-containing protein, with translation MNALHETKKKTRNSVLANERRQFVVLPFSLCLFILATVIPADAQQLAGTRTAISTDLPDAPLPEFGLQSVPSTTQTEGQGTILGVVLDLSGARVVDARVTLNTANGVQVQTLQSRDDGAFVFKAVPPGSYQVVIDANGLEPFTSAPIVLGAGQVYEMPRELLAIASTSTSVEVRPTEEIAAEQIKQEEKQRILGFAPAFYVSYVKDAAPMTTKQKYSLAAHDTLDWTSYIGVSVAAGIEQASNTHPGYGQGAAGYGKRWAAQFGDGRSSDFLSHAVFASMFHQDPRYFYQGTGTTKSRLYHALSSAFVARSDSGKTMPNYSYLLGTMASGALSNAYYPHADRGVGLVFTTAAIGIGGRAAQAVLEEFVSKRITKNAPKSIPAGPTP
- a CDS encoding sterol desaturase family protein — its product is MRHHWNWSSVIFSFLSGWIVFSLIEYSVHRWLLHAGEGLLFRLHESHHHHPEEPSAFFFATSIVVLTLAWLLLDRALHLDGASFFICGFASGYCYFGLLHHLEHTTRINRIPFRWLQKRWAAHSVHHRLDHHNFGVITSFWDLVFKTHQSNKKRERSEVVP
- a CDS encoding ATP-binding protein, encoding MLDSLINRSTAILGHVPRSRLFFKIFGWFWLTTIAIHVAFSFGSALTGVHVVPQGNMYATVAPLLAAEAVDTFEAGGAPAFTQFSEHNFSANQGVLFLLNGFYADVLARPLPTNGVRVAKEARLGQLTIFGPHLAAYRCLSRSGRPYTLLLAMRDGPGQFREIWGLSALWFVAAIGAVVTMLCWWLTYHIVSPVHQIQAAARDVALGNLSARVAPAVHRRGDELAALARDFDGMVSRLESLIRSQKSLLNSVSHEVRSPLARITLAAEVLRDGPVSEEENALAHLDRDVSRLDILMGQLLTLSRLDAGLGYGERESLDLVQLVEEVAADGDFEARADGKRVLFRSSLARLDLPANASALRSAVENVVRNGIRFSETGAEVLVDLQVVNRSIAKCVQVRIRDHGPGVPDDYLSAIFQPFFQIKNASVSQVGNGLGLAIAFEAVRMHRGSMLATNLSPSGLEIMMELPLDHASTAAHTLIGKSSTRS